The DNA segment ACGTTGCGGTCTGGGGACTCCACGATGCCCTGGCGCAAGCCTACCGTAACGGGCTTGATGACCAGGCTGAGGTGCTGATGCATAACCACCCGGTACGGTTCTGGGGATTTACTCCCGAATCGGTTGTTCGGTTCCTGGCCAAACGTGGCGGGTTCTCCGCCATGGATGCGGCTGCCGCCTTGCGGTCGTGCGGGATTGAGGTGACCCCCGATTACCTCGACCGTACATTGAGCGATGAGAGCCTGCCGTACGCAGTATTGTCGATGAGCCAGTTACAGGCACTGCGTGAACGGGCGCAGCTCTATCAGGACCATGTCCGGAAGTATTTCTGAAATAATACGCATGGTTCCGCCGCTTCATCAGTATGGAAGCGAGCGAGAGCAGGGAGGAGAAGATCGTTCATCCCACGATTGTTTCAATCCTGGTCTCTGGGCTGTGCCGCCTGGATGAGGCAGCCGATCGTGAGAAACTCATCGCTCTGTGGGAAGAGGAGGAGGTGATCTCCGATGAGCTACCATGAGCGTGAAGAGCTGGATAGGCTCAAAGACCGGGTGAGTCTTTCGGACTATCTGGCAAATGTGGGGATTGAACTCAAACCGGCAGGCCATTTGTTGCGTGCCCATTGTCCCTTACATGAGGATGCGACACCGTCGTTTTACGTTTGGGATGACAACTCGTTCTATTGCTATGGCTGTCAGACTGGCGGTGATGTATTCACACTGACACAAAAGCTCTACGACCTTTCCTTTTCTGATGCGGTTGATCGCGTGCGAGAGTACGCCGGAGGCTCGAATCCTTTGCCAGCCCCTGTCAGGACGGTGTTACCAACTGCACGAAAGGCTTTGCGGGAGACTGACCAATCCTTGCTGGAACGGGTCGTGAACAGCTACCAGTCGAAATTGCAGGGTAGTGATGCTGCGCTGGCGTACTTGCATAAACGAAAAATCAGCGACTCGGTGGTT comes from the Ruficoccus amylovorans genome and includes:
- a CDS encoding DUF6900 domain-containing protein, whose amino-acid sequence is MKQTLDAIARDILGVPTLKTRNRDALDFHDVAVWGLHDALAQAYRNGLDDQAEVLMHNHPVRFWGFTPESVVRFLAKRGGFSAMDAAAALRSCGIEVTPDYLDRTLSDESLPYAVLSMSQLQALRERAQLYQDHVRKYF